A DNA window from Phragmites australis chromosome 11, lpPhrAust1.1, whole genome shotgun sequence contains the following coding sequences:
- the LOC133884913 gene encoding receptor-like protein kinase FERONIA, whose translation MAHPTLLVILRCLTLLCILSLAVTADDNSTASGQIRLDCGASTPTGPDADNRTWDGDNSSKFAPSLKGVAVTASYQDPGLLSTVPYMTARIFTSNYTYSFPVSPGRMFIRLYFYPSTYGSYATANAYFGVTASNKASNLVLLDDFNASQNAFALTLASIVLEYSVNVTSGNLDLTFAPSTHLNGSYAFVNGIEIVPTPDLFTTPTPTLANGGNPNPFPIDPATGFQTMYRLNVGGQAISPLDDVDFYRSWDGDTRYIYAAASGVTFGKNSNVTITYTPSVPNYTAPVDVYATARSMGPNAQVNLNYNLTWTLPVDAGFYYLLRFHFCEIQYPITKINQRMFFIYINNQTAQRQMDVIQRSGGIGRTAYTDYVIIMTGSGQMDLWVALHPDLSTKPEYYDAILNGLEVFKLQNNGNNSLAGLNRPLPASPDVGPNGASGGRKPKSAVPAAIGGAVGGFAVLFIACIGVCIICRRKKEAKDSGKSDDGRWTPLPHDSKSRSNISGKTTTTGSRTSTLPSNLCRHFSFGEIQAATNNFDQAFLLGKGGFGNVYLGEIDSGTKVAIKRGNPMSEQGVHEFQTEIEMLSKLRHRHLVSLIGYCEDMNEMILVYDYMAHGTLREHLYNNNKPPLSWKQRLEICIGAAQGLHYLHTGAKQTIIHRDVKTTNILLDEKWIAKVSDFGLSKTGPNVDNTHVSTVVKGSFGYLDPEYFRRQQLTEKSDVYSFGVVLFEILCARPALSPSLPKEQVSLADWALHCQKKGMLDQIIDPHLQGKIAPQCFTKFAETAEKCVADHSIDRPSMGDVLWNLNFALQLQESAEDNSSLTEGTSSNTSPLIVPRLHSDEAPTDTTTTTSTTMSITGRSITSTQSEGLTPSSVFSQLMNPGGR comes from the coding sequence ATGGCGCACCCAACCTTGCTAGTCATCCTCAGATGCCTCACACTGTTATGCATCTTGTCACTCGCCGTGACAGCTGATGACAACTCCACCGCCTCTGGCCAGATCCGCCTAGATTGCGGAGCTTCCACCCCAACGGGCCCTGATGCTGATAATCGGACATGGGACGGTGACAATAGTTCCAAGTTTGCGCCATCACTGAAAGGCGTTGCTGTCACTGCATCATACCAAGACCCTGGACTACTCTCCACTGTTCCTTACATGACTGCTCGCATCTTCACTTCGAATTACACCTATTCCTTCCCTGTTAGTCCAGGCCGCATGTTCATCCGCCTCTACTTCTATCCTAGCACTTATGGCAGCTATGCTACTGCAAATGCCTACTTTGGTGTCACAGCCAGCAACAAAGCCAGCAATCTGGTCCTTCTAGACGACTTCAATGCTTCCCAAAATGCTTTCGCACTTACTCTTGCCAGCATTGTTCTTGAATACTCCGTAAATGTTACTTCAGGCAACCTAGACCTCACCTTCGCCCCATCTACACACCTGAATGGCTCTTATGCATTCGTGAATGGGATTGAGATCGTTCCCACACCTGACCTCTTCACAACACCAACGCCTACACTAGCCAATGGTGGAAACCCAAATCCATTCCCTATCGATCCTGCAACTGGGTTCCAAACAATGTACCGGCTCAATGTTGGGGGCCAGGCCATCTCTCCACTAGATGATGTTGACTTTTACCGTTCTTGGGATGGTGACACTCGTTACATATATGCCGCTGCTTCTGGGGTGACCTTTGGGAAAAACAGCAATGTTACCATCACGTATACTCCCAGTGTACCAAATTACACTGCACCTGTTGATGTATATGCAACAGCACGGTCAATGGGGCCAAATGCACAGGTCAACCTGAACTACAACCTTACATGGACTTTACCAGTTGATGCGGGGTTCTACTACCTCCTAAGGTTCCATTTCTGTGAGATCCAGTATCCGATAACCAAGATTAATCAGAGGATGTTCTTCATCTACATCAACAACCAGACAGCGCAGCGGCAAATGGATGTCATCCAGAGGAGCGGAGGAATCGGCAGAACAGCGTACACAGACTATGTTATCATCATGACTGGTTCTGGTCAGATGGACTTGTGGGTAGCGCTTCACCCTGATCTTTCGACGAAACCAGAGTATTATGATGCAATATTGAATGGTCTTGAGGTCTTCAAGCTTCAGAATAATGGAAATAACAGTCTTGCCGGGCTCAACCGTCCCCTTCCAGCATCGCCTGATGTGGGACCTAATGGGGCATCTGGTGGAAGAAAACCAAAGAGCGCTGTCCCAGCAGCGATCGGTGGAGCTGTTGGTGGCTTTGCTGTGCTATTCATTGCCTGTATTGGTGTGTGCATCATCTGCAGACGAAAGAAGGAAGCTAAGGATTCTGGAAAATCTGATGATGGTCGCTGGACTCCTCTTCCTCATGACAGCAAGTCACGATCAAACATCTCAGGAAAGACGACCACCACCGGGAGCCGCACATCAACACTGCCGTCTAATCTTTGCCGTCATTTCTCATTCGGTGAAATCCAGGCTGCCACCAATAATTTTGATCAAGCCTTCCTCCTTGGCAAAGGTGGGTTTGGGAATGTGTACCTTGGGGAGATAGATAGTGGGACAAAGGTAGCAATCAAGCGTGGCAACCCAATGTCTGAGCAGGGCGTTCACGAGTTCCAGACTGAGATTGAGATGTTGTCGAagctccgccaccgccaccttGTGTCCTTGATTGGGTATTGTGAGGATATGAATGAGATGATTCTGGTGTATGACTACATGGCCCATGGAACCCTTAGGGAGCACttgtacaacaacaacaaaccaCCACTCTCATGGAAGCAGCGGCTCGAGATCTGCATTGGCGCGGCTCAGGGGCTGCATTACCTGCATACAGGTGCAAAGCAGACCATCATCCACCGAGACGTCAAGACCACCAACATATTGCTGGATGAGAAGTGGATAGCCAAGGTTTCCGACTTTGGGCTGTCGAAGACTGGTCCAAATGTCGATAACACCCATGTGAGCACGGTTGTGAAGGGAAGCTTCGGCTACCTTGATCCTGAGTACTTCCGGCGGCAACAGCTCACTGAGAAATCTGATGTCTACTCTTTTGGAGTTGTTCTGTTTGAAATCCTCTGCGCACGCCCTGCCCTGAGCCCCTCACTTCCAAAGGAGCAAGTGAGCCTTGCCGATTGGGCATTGCATTGCCAGAAGAAAGGCATGCTTGACCAGATCATCGACCCACATCTCCAAGGGAAAATTGCTCCCCAATGCTTCACGAAATTTGCAGAGACGGCAGAGAAATGTGTGGCTGATCACAGCATTGACAGGCCGTCTATGGGCGATGTTCTTTGGAACCTTAATTTTGCACTCCAGCTGCAAGAGAGTGCAGAGGACAATAGCAGCCTCACCGAGGGGACATCATCAAATACATCGCCACTTATTGTGCCCAGGCTTCACTCAGACGAAGCACCGACAGACACAACCACTACCACATCAACCACAATGAGCATCACAGGACGGAGCATCACAAGTACACAATCGGAAGGCCTGACCCCAAGCAGCGTCTTCTCACAGCTCATGAATCCAGGTGGCAGATGA